A genomic segment from Parolsenella catena encodes:
- the arcC gene encoding carbamate kinase: MSKRIVVALGGNALGKNLPEQMQAVQVTSKAIVDLIEQGNEVVVVHGNGPQVGMIANAMTELTRSDPEKYIPCPLSVCGAMSQGYIGYDLQNALREEMERRGIDKGVATVLTQVEVDPADPAFENPTKPIGSFMSKEEAESLKESRGYDFVEDSGRGYRRVVASPRPKRIVELDTISSLVAANHVVIACGGGGIPVEPTGNHHLKGAAAVIDKDFAAELLAESLDADYLVILTAVEKVAVRFGKPDEEWLDALTPERAHELADAGEFGKGSMEPKVLAAAAFAESKPGRSALITLLEKARDGIDGKTGTTIRA; this comes from the coding sequence ATGTCCAAGCGCATCGTCGTTGCCCTCGGCGGCAACGCCCTTGGAAAGAACCTTCCCGAGCAGATGCAGGCCGTCCAGGTGACCTCCAAGGCCATCGTCGACCTCATCGAGCAGGGCAACGAGGTTGTCGTCGTGCACGGCAACGGCCCGCAGGTTGGCATGATCGCCAACGCCATGACCGAGCTGACGCGCAGCGACCCTGAGAAGTACATTCCGTGTCCGCTGTCCGTCTGCGGCGCCATGAGCCAAGGCTACATCGGCTATGACCTGCAGAACGCCCTTCGCGAGGAGATGGAGCGCCGCGGCATCGACAAGGGCGTGGCGACCGTCCTCACGCAGGTCGAGGTAGACCCGGCCGACCCCGCCTTCGAGAACCCCACGAAGCCCATCGGCTCGTTCATGAGCAAGGAGGAGGCCGAGAGCCTCAAGGAGAGCCGCGGGTACGACTTCGTCGAGGACTCAGGCCGAGGCTATCGCCGTGTCGTGGCTTCGCCCAGACCTAAGCGCATCGTCGAGCTGGACACGATCTCCTCGCTCGTCGCTGCCAACCACGTGGTCATCGCCTGCGGTGGCGGCGGCATTCCCGTGGAGCCCACGGGCAACCACCACCTCAAGGGTGCCGCTGCCGTCATCGACAAGGACTTCGCGGCTGAGCTTCTCGCCGAGTCCCTCGATGCGGACTACCTCGTGATCCTCACGGCCGTGGAGAAGGTCGCCGTGCGCTTTGGAAAGCCCGACGAGGAGTGGCTCGACGCCCTCACGCCCGAGCGCGCCCACGAGCTGGCAGACGCAGGCGAGTTTGGCAAGGGCTCCATGGAGCCCAAGGTCCTGGCCGCTGCCGCGTTCGCCGAGAGCAAGCCCGGCCGCTCTGCCCTCATCACGCTGCTCGAGAAGGCGCGTGACGGCATCGACGGCAAGACCGGCACCACCATTCGCGCTTAA
- a CDS encoding uracil-xanthine permease family protein — MDNTQQAEAGLDKSLFKRDGFPPLGSLIPTSLQHVLASFAGVITPAMMIASTCGFTAEQETAIIQVALILSAIDTLLQQFPLFGRIGSGLPILTGASFAFLPALQAVGVEFGFSVILGAEMVGGIVAIVFSLFYDKIRWIFPPLVTGTVIFTIGVSLYPTAIKYIAGGVGTENFGSAMNWIVGLITFAVTFGLTNFTKGITKIGSIFFAIIIGCVVSIPFGMIDPSGIGEAAWFSLPTFMPFELKFDPAVCITIAIIYVMVNIQLIGDLSAATAGSMDRMPKGREVSGGIMAQGLVSILASLFGGVPTSAFGQNVGIIVSTKVINRWVFGGAAIVFMAAGLCPKLSALLLMIPQPVIGGATISVFGTITLNGIRILVKDGLTPRTCTIFGVSVAFGLGIAQVSGSLTGAGMPGWINTIFGTSAITPCAIMAIVLNLLMPPEPVEEEKRLHVSDSDAEGEE; from the coding sequence ATGGACAATACCCAACAGGCCGAGGCGGGCCTCGACAAGTCGCTGTTCAAGCGTGACGGATTCCCGCCCCTGGGCTCGCTCATCCCCACGTCTTTGCAGCACGTGCTCGCGTCGTTCGCCGGCGTCATCACGCCCGCGATGATGATCGCCTCCACCTGTGGCTTCACGGCGGAGCAGGAGACGGCCATCATCCAGGTGGCGCTCATCCTGTCTGCCATCGACACGCTGCTTCAGCAGTTCCCGCTGTTTGGGCGCATCGGCTCGGGCCTGCCCATCCTCACGGGCGCGTCCTTCGCCTTCCTGCCGGCCCTGCAGGCAGTGGGCGTGGAGTTCGGCTTCTCCGTCATCCTCGGCGCGGAGATGGTGGGTGGCATCGTCGCCATCGTGTTCAGCCTGTTCTATGACAAGATCCGTTGGATCTTCCCACCGCTCGTCACGGGCACGGTCATCTTCACCATCGGCGTGAGCCTGTATCCCACGGCCATCAAGTACATCGCCGGTGGTGTGGGCACCGAGAACTTCGGCAGCGCCATGAACTGGATCGTGGGCCTCATCACGTTCGCCGTGACGTTTGGCCTCACGAACTTCACGAAGGGCATCACCAAGATCGGCTCCATCTTCTTCGCGATCATCATCGGCTGCGTCGTCTCCATCCCGTTCGGCATGATCGACCCGTCCGGCATCGGCGAGGCAGCCTGGTTCTCCCTGCCCACGTTCATGCCGTTCGAGCTCAAGTTCGACCCTGCCGTGTGCATCACGATCGCCATCATCTACGTCATGGTGAACATCCAGCTCATCGGTGACCTCTCCGCGGCCACGGCCGGTTCCATGGACCGCATGCCCAAGGGCCGCGAGGTCTCCGGCGGCATCATGGCCCAGGGCCTCGTCTCCATCCTGGCCTCCCTGTTCGGCGGCGTTCCCACCTCGGCGTTCGGTCAGAACGTGGGCATCATCGTGAGTACGAAGGTCATCAACCGCTGGGTGTTCGGCGGCGCCGCCATCGTCTTCATGGCCGCCGGCCTGTGCCCCAAGCTCTCCGCGCTTCTGCTCATGATTCCGCAGCCTGTCATCGGCGGCGCCACGATCAGCGTGTTCGGCACCATTACGCTCAACGGCATCCGAATCCTCGTGAAGGACGGCCTCACGCCGCGCACGTGCACCATCTTTGGCGTGTCCGTCGCCTTTGGCCTGGGTATCGCGCAGGTCTCCGGCTCGCTCACGGGCGCCGGCATGCCTGGCTGGATCAACACGATCTTTGGCACGTCCGCCATCACGCCCTGCGCCATCATGGCCATCGTCCTGAACCTGCTCATGCCTCCCGAGCCCGTCGAGGAGGAGAAGAGACTCCACGTCTCCGACAGTGACGCGGAGGGCGAGGAGTAA
- the dpaL gene encoding diaminopropionate ammonia-lyase, translating to MSEKIQWAVNHMPKSDDAHLGIMSLDNVKKARAFHKSFPQYTVTPLARLDGQAARLGLGNLCVKDESYRFGLNAFKVLGGSFAMANYIADETGKDVAECTFDYLTSDQLAKDFGQATFFTATDGNHGRGVAWAANKLGQKAVVHMPKGSTKPRFDNIAAEGAKVTIEEVNYDECVRMAAAEADACERGVIVQDTAWEGYEKIPSWIMEGYGTMASEAAEQLREMAINRPTHVFVQAGVGSLAGAVVGYFTNLFPDNPPTFVVAECAPAACLYKGAAAGDGDPRIVDGDMPSIMAGLCCGEPNILGWDILRNHVTAFVSCPDWVTARGMRTLGAPEKGDPRVISGESGAVTTGLVETLMLDPEYAELKEAIGLDKTSSVLCFSTEGDTDPEQYRRIVWEGEYPTC from the coding sequence GTGAGCGAGAAGATTCAGTGGGCCGTCAACCACATGCCCAAGAGTGACGATGCGCACCTGGGCATCATGTCGCTCGACAACGTCAAGAAGGCCCGCGCCTTCCACAAGAGCTTCCCGCAGTACACCGTGACGCCGCTCGCACGCCTCGATGGCCAGGCCGCTCGCCTGGGTCTTGGCAACCTGTGCGTCAAGGACGAGTCCTACCGCTTCGGCCTCAACGCCTTCAAGGTGCTCGGCGGATCGTTCGCCATGGCCAACTACATCGCCGACGAGACGGGCAAGGACGTCGCCGAGTGCACGTTCGACTACCTCACCTCCGACCAGCTCGCCAAGGACTTCGGCCAAGCCACGTTCTTCACCGCCACGGACGGCAACCACGGCCGCGGCGTTGCCTGGGCCGCCAACAAGCTCGGCCAGAAGGCCGTCGTGCACATGCCCAAGGGCTCCACGAAGCCTCGCTTTGACAACATCGCCGCCGAGGGCGCCAAGGTGACCATCGAGGAGGTCAACTACGACGAGTGCGTCCGCATGGCCGCCGCCGAGGCCGATGCCTGCGAGCGTGGCGTCATCGTGCAGGACACCGCCTGGGAGGGCTACGAGAAGATCCCGTCCTGGATCATGGAGGGCTACGGCACCATGGCCTCCGAGGCTGCCGAGCAGCTCCGCGAGATGGCCATCAACCGCCCGACCCACGTGTTCGTCCAGGCTGGCGTGGGCTCGCTTGCCGGTGCCGTCGTGGGCTACTTCACCAACCTCTTCCCGGACAACCCGCCCACGTTCGTCGTGGCCGAGTGCGCCCCCGCAGCCTGCCTGTACAAGGGTGCCGCTGCCGGTGACGGAGACCCGCGCATCGTCGACGGCGACATGCCCTCCATCATGGCCGGCCTGTGCTGCGGCGAGCCCAACATCCTGGGCTGGGACATCCTTCGCAACCACGTGACCGCGTTCGTCTCCTGCCCCGACTGGGTGACCGCCCGCGGCATGCGCACCCTCGGCGCCCCCGAGAAGGGCGACCCGCGCGTCATCTCCGGCGAGTCCGGCGCCGTTACGACGGGCCTCGTCGAGACCCTCATGCTCGACCCGGAGTACGCCGAGCTCAAGGAGGCCATCGGCCTGGACAAGACGAGCTCCGTGCTGTGCTTCTCCACCGAGGGCGACACCGACCCCGAGCAGTACCGCCGCATCGTCTGGGAGGGCGAGTACCCCACCTGCTAG
- a CDS encoding YgeY family selenium metabolism-linked hydrolase: MAKQLDYDLIKKTAQDYGKDMTAFLRAMISHPSESCEEGEVVACIKAEMEKLGFDEVKVDGLGNVMGFMGEGDKIIAIDSHIDTVGIGNRDNWDFDPYEGFEDDQLIGGRGGSDQEGGMASATYAAKMMKDLDLIPEGYKVMVVGTVQEEDCDGMCWQYIYNVDGIKPEFVISTEPTDGGIYRGHRGRMEIRVDVHGTSCHGSAPERGDNAIYKMADIIADVRKLNNNGCDESTDVKGLVKMLDPKYNPEHFEDARFLGRGTCTVSQIFYTSPSRCAVADSCAISIDRRMTAGETYKSCLAEVENLPSVKKYGDDVKVSMYMYDRPSWTGEVYETEAYFPTWINKESAPHVKALVDAHKALFGDERIGCEKSMDKRAGRPLCDKWTFSTNCVSIQGRYGIPCVGFGPGAESQAHAPNEVTYKQDLPTCAALYVAALNLYDPSQADGNATTYRAELTDNDIK, translated from the coding sequence ATGGCTAAGCAGCTCGACTACGATCTCATCAAGAAGACCGCCCAGGACTACGGCAAGGACATGACCGCGTTCCTGCGTGCCATGATCTCCCACCCGTCCGAGTCCTGCGAGGAGGGCGAGGTCGTCGCCTGCATCAAGGCCGAGATGGAGAAGCTCGGCTTCGACGAGGTCAAGGTTGACGGCCTTGGCAACGTCATGGGCTTCATGGGCGAGGGCGACAAGATCATCGCCATCGACTCCCACATCGACACCGTGGGCATCGGCAATCGCGACAACTGGGACTTCGACCCCTATGAGGGCTTCGAGGACGACCAGCTCATTGGTGGCCGCGGCGGCTCCGACCAGGAGGGTGGCATGGCCAGCGCCACCTACGCCGCCAAGATGATGAAGGACCTCGACCTCATCCCCGAGGGCTACAAGGTCATGGTCGTCGGCACGGTCCAGGAGGAGGACTGCGACGGCATGTGCTGGCAGTACATCTACAACGTCGACGGCATCAAGCCCGAGTTCGTCATCTCCACCGAGCCCACCGACGGCGGCATCTATCGTGGCCACCGCGGCCGCATGGAGATCCGCGTTGACGTCCACGGCACGTCCTGCCACGGCTCCGCTCCCGAGCGCGGCGACAACGCCATCTACAAGATGGCCGACATCATCGCCGACGTCCGCAAGCTGAACAACAACGGCTGCGACGAGTCCACCGACGTCAAGGGTCTCGTCAAGATGCTCGACCCCAAGTATAACCCCGAGCACTTCGAGGACGCCCGCTTCCTGGGCCGCGGCACCTGCACCGTCTCCCAGATCTTCTACACCTCGCCGTCCCGCTGCGCCGTGGCCGACTCCTGCGCCATCTCCATCGACCGCCGCATGACCGCCGGTGAGACCTACAAGTCCTGCCTCGCCGAGGTCGAGAACCTCCCGTCCGTCAAGAAGTATGGCGACGACGTCAAGGTCTCCATGTACATGTACGACCGTCCGTCCTGGACGGGCGAGGTCTACGAGACCGAGGCCTACTTCCCGACGTGGATCAACAAGGAGTCCGCGCCCCACGTCAAGGCCCTCGTCGACGCCCACAAGGCGCTCTTCGGCGACGAGCGCATCGGCTGCGAGAAGTCCATGGACAAGCGCGCCGGCCGTCCGCTGTGCGACAAGTGGACCTTCTCCACGAACTGCGTCTCCATCCAGGGTCGCTACGGCATCCCCTGCGTCGGCTTTGGCCCTGGCGCCGAGTCCCAGGCCCACGCGCCCAACGAGGTCACCTACAAGCAGGACCTCCCGACCTGCGCCGCCCTCTACGTCGCTGCCCTCAACCTCTACGACCCCTCGCAGGCTGACGGCAACGCCACGACCTACCGCGCCGAGCTCACGGACAACGACATCAAGTAG
- the ygeW gene encoding knotted carbamoyltransferase YgeW encodes MSDIQQYLDVLSGLDFKGMYNSDFLHTWDKTTDELKALYATAAALRNLRERNISSKIFDSGLAVSLFRDNSTRTRFSFSKASNLLGLELQDLDEKKSQIAHGETVRETATMISFMADVIGIRDDMYIGKGDAYMKEVSESVQQAYADGVLDHRPTLISLQSDSDHPTQSSADMLYLIKEFGGLENLKGKKVAVTWAYSPSYGKPLSCPQSLISLLPRFGMDVTLAHPEGYDLMPEVVERAKGYAAENGTSFKQVNTMAEAFEGADIVIPKSWAPYVGMEKRTNLYAEGDDAGIAALEKELLAQNATHQDWCSTTELMAKTANGQDTIFMHPLPADISGVSCEHGEVMADVFDMHRDGMYKEASYKPYAIAAMMFLQKVADPVATLKALEDAGTPRWYQA; translated from the coding sequence ATGAGCGACATCCAGCAGTACCTCGACGTCCTGTCTGGCCTTGACTTCAAGGGCATGTACAACAGCGACTTCCTGCACACCTGGGACAAGACCACCGACGAGCTCAAGGCGCTCTACGCCACCGCCGCGGCTCTTCGCAACCTGCGCGAGCGCAACATCTCGTCCAAGATCTTCGACTCGGGCCTCGCCGTCTCGCTGTTCCGTGACAACTCCACGCGCACCCGTTTCTCCTTCTCCAAGGCCTCCAACCTGCTCGGCCTCGAGCTCCAGGACCTCGACGAGAAGAAGTCCCAGATCGCCCACGGCGAGACCGTCCGTGAGACCGCCACGATGATCTCCTTTATGGCCGACGTCATCGGCATCCGTGACGACATGTACATCGGCAAGGGCGACGCCTACATGAAGGAGGTCTCCGAGTCCGTCCAGCAGGCCTACGCTGATGGCGTCCTCGACCACCGTCCCACGCTCATCTCCCTGCAGTCCGACTCCGACCACCCCACGCAGTCCTCTGCCGACATGCTCTACCTCATCAAGGAGTTTGGCGGCCTTGAGAACCTCAAGGGCAAGAAGGTTGCCGTGACCTGGGCCTACTCGCCCTCCTACGGCAAGCCGCTGTCCTGCCCGCAGTCGCTTATCAGCCTGCTGCCGCGCTTTGGCATGGACGTCACGCTGGCCCACCCCGAGGGCTACGACCTCATGCCCGAGGTCGTCGAGCGCGCAAAGGGCTACGCCGCCGAGAACGGCACCTCCTTCAAGCAGGTCAACACGATGGCCGAGGCCTTCGAGGGCGCCGACATCGTGATCCCGAAGTCCTGGGCCCCCTACGTGGGCATGGAGAAGCGCACGAACCTCTACGCCGAGGGTGATGACGCCGGCATCGCCGCGCTCGAGAAGGAGCTTCTCGCCCAGAACGCCACGCACCAGGACTGGTGCTCCACGACCGAGCTCATGGCCAAGACGGCCAACGGTCAGGACACGATCTTCATGCACCCGCTGCCCGCCGACATCTCCGGTGTCTCCTGCGAGCACGGCGAGGTCATGGCCGATGTCTTCGACATGCACCGCGACGGCATGTACAAGGAGGCTTCCTACAAGCCCTACGCCATCGCCGCAATGATGTTTCTCCAGAAGGTTGCCGATCCCGTCGCCACGCTCAAGGCGCTCGAGGATGCCGGCACCCCCCGCTGGTATCAGGCCTAA
- a CDS encoding NTP transferase domain-containing protein gives MRPSVRTYLVDESGERVFGPGPAELLRRVREYGSLRAAAISMGMAYTKALALVRKAEAGLGCPLTTRVVGGSGGGGSTPTPEADELLASYERWTSACEASAGAQFASAFAPGVYATTHDDEDAAGRRVGVAVLAAGHARRFGANKLVEPLMGEPVLEHTLGCVPLGVPMVVASATDEVDAICARRGIDVARPQGALEQSDSMRALVAHADAAGWDACLFVPGDQPLVERGSLRTMLSVSAANPDAVVRLSWRGRASSPVLFPRGLFSRLSEVTGDSGGSAVLGDGVRAISVEASWPWELWDIDTPDDLGRCQEIIECGLGRGGSN, from the coding sequence ATGAGACCAAGCGTCAGGACATATCTGGTTGACGAGAGCGGCGAGCGAGTCTTCGGGCCCGGTCCCGCGGAGCTGCTTCGTCGTGTTCGCGAGTACGGAAGCCTTCGTGCAGCGGCCATCTCGATGGGGATGGCCTACACGAAGGCGCTCGCACTTGTGCGCAAAGCCGAGGCCGGCCTGGGCTGCCCTCTCACGACGCGTGTCGTGGGCGGCTCGGGCGGAGGCGGGTCGACGCCCACGCCGGAGGCGGACGAGCTGCTCGCCTCCTATGAGCGCTGGACGAGTGCCTGCGAGGCAAGCGCCGGTGCCCAGTTTGCCTCCGCGTTTGCGCCAGGCGTCTATGCCACGACGCACGATGACGAGGATGCCGCCGGCCGCCGCGTTGGCGTGGCGGTGCTTGCCGCGGGCCATGCGCGCCGCTTTGGGGCCAACAAGCTCGTGGAGCCGCTCATGGGCGAGCCCGTGCTCGAGCACACGCTTGGTTGCGTGCCCCTGGGCGTGCCCATGGTGGTAGCGAGCGCCACGGACGAGGTTGACGCCATCTGCGCGCGCCGCGGCATCGACGTGGCGCGGCCGCAGGGGGCGCTCGAGCAGAGCGACTCCATGCGCGCTCTTGTCGCGCATGCAGACGCCGCCGGGTGGGACGCGTGCCTGTTCGTGCCCGGAGACCAGCCTCTCGTTGAGCGGGGGAGCCTGCGTACGATGCTATCCGTCTCCGCCGCCAACCCAGACGCGGTTGTGCGCCTCTCGTGGCGTGGCCGCGCCTCCTCGCCCGTGCTCTTTCCCCGCGGGCTCTTCTCGCGCCTGTCCGAGGTCACGGGAGATTCCGGTGGTTCGGCCGTGCTGGGGGACGGCGTGCGCGCCATCTCGGTGGAGGCATCGTGGCCCTGGGAGCTTTGGGACATCGACACGCCTGATGACCTCGGGCGTTGCCAGGAGATTATCGAATGCGGTCTTGGTCGTGGAGGGAGCAACTAA